The genomic segment ATTCTCTCCTGTGCTGCACTGAAGTAGTTCCTGTTCTCGGTGGACTCCTTTATTTCGCTGTTCTTCATCATCTGCTCTCTGACAAGTTGAGCAGACGAGTCAAACAGTTGTAGCACCGCTCGCCGAAGTTCCGAGGCGACAGCAGGGAAGGAGCGTGAGTAGCCTACATGGAAGGCTGGAGACTGGAGGTTTAGAAGTGCATCGAACCTGGAAGTATCACAAAATATCGACCATGTTACATATCGTTACGCGAGAGGGCCCGAGGAGCTAAATGTCACCAACAGGAGAAACCCGGTTCTGTGTGTAAGACTCGTGATCAGTACAGGCAGAACCAGGGCCATGAAGAAAAGACCCAAATAGCAGTGGGCAGATTCAGTGCTCTGCATCTGAATAGTCGTTTTTGCTCGCTATCAATCGGTTAGAGCTATAGACCGTATCTGCGCAGTCACGTGACAGTATCCGAAGCGGCAGTCAGTAGACTTCTGACCGTGGCCACCGAATGATGGAGGCTGGCAACTGAATGCCGGCGATCTGTAGCTGAACCCTCGTTCTCCGAAGACGTGCAAAAACATGTTAACCCTTATCTTTCATGAATTGATGTCCAAGCGCCCCCTTGTCGTCCCTCacctttccttcgtttcgtctttgATCTTTCTTAAGGCGTATTCACACATCACCTTCGACGCTTCTTCGGCCTTGCCACTGCTCACAGCGTCCCGTATGTCTCTCACAGTAGCCCACGTGGATCTCCGCGCCTCAATGTTCATTTCGCTTGCTTGGGTGTTCACTTCCGCATCGCAGCTGGAGTCTGCGTCACGAGATGCAGTGACACTGCACCctccgctgctctctcccaGCACCCTCTCGAATATTGCGGCTACCTGAGGGAGCCAGTGAAGAGGTGATTCGGACGATAGAGAGACGCCCAGACCAGAGGAATAAGATGACGCCGATTCCTTTTGGAAGTTCGACACGATCTCTTTAACAGTACGCTGGAGGCGTTGAGCAATTTGCAAAGCCTCCATGTGTCTCTGTAGTTTCTGCTCTGGATCTGCTTTATCGTCAAGCGCTTGAACGGGAACAGGAGGCACAAACACAACGTAGGTGGAATAGAGGGAATCCAGAGCCATGCGACATTCGGCTCTGTCGGCCTGTCTAGTCTCGAGCGCCCCttgttgcttctctcgctgtagGCTCCCACCCTCCACGTTGTTGCGTGCTGAGTGCTGGGCCACGTTGGGGCTCGAATTCGCATCGTCGCTCCCAtccttgtctcttccctgACCCTGAGGACAACTGTGATCGGCCTGATCAGCCTTCGTTGCGACTCGCTCGCCCATCGCTCCAGTTTTTTCATCGGGGTTCTGTACGCTGTCTTTCAGCGCGCTGGGCCAATCTAAGTTGTGACACAGACTTTCCAAGAGCCGTCGGACCGCGGCGGCTGTCTCTTTGCGTTGCGTCCGAGGTCCCTCTTCGGTTGACGATTTCTGCGAGCTGCGTCGTCTGAAGGACTGGGGCCTCAGCAAACTGTTAGGGTCATCTTGAGAACCGAATCCAAGAGATAGGTCCTCGATAGTCGACCCTGCTCTGAGGGCGACGACTGGCAATATCGGCTTCTCAGCAAGACCCTCTCCTGGTGAAACCTCGGTATAATCGGTGACAAGAATTATCAGCGGCTTTCTCTTTGTCACGATCTTTTCCAGCTCCGAATGGTCGCAGATGAACGTCCGGTTAGCACACCGATATTCAGAGCAGGGTTCCGTCTTCTCGTTACCCTCatgctctctcgctcgtccCCGGTATCTGCCATCACTTCGCCGCTGGCTTGCCAGATCGTGTGAGGGAAGGGGggccgagagaggcgacgtgGCAGAATTCCCAGAGGCCTCAAGAGGAATGTCAGTCACATCGCTTACCCGTTCGGCGGCACCTGAACGTGGATGCCGAGTCGAGAAACTGCTTAGGATGTGGAACTGCTGCTGAACTGatgccgagagaagaagaagatgcggTTCCCTCTGgcccagaagagagagcggcgcTCCCAGGTGAGGGTACGAGAGGGGCATCACGAGGGCGTCGCAGCAAGAGGCTGCAGATGCGGCGGCAGtcaggagagacgcagatggAACACACGAGGCCGGCAGACGgcaagacgacgaggagtcAGCAACGCCAGAGGATGATGGCGGCAGAGTACCAGGTGAAGCGCAAGGCTTAGAGGTGTCACCAGCGACCTCCGGAGTTGCTTCGATTAAAACTAGAGTCCCCAAGGGGGGAGTCACATTGGGGGCACTATCAGTGGACaacggcgacgaagaacgaaagagggaagaaatgACAGACGCACCCGCGGGTACACCCGAAGGGAAGATTTCGGGCGGGTCCCTAGGGAGTCCTTCGTGGATTCGCGATGACAGAATCGCAAGTACCATCGAATGCGGTTCTCGGGGCAGTGCGCTCTGTTTCGATGAGCCCTCACTGTCCATGGTCTTTGCGTAGATCGTTCCGTTCCCTCGAGTGGCCGCTACCTGGCTGGCATCTTTAGACAGCGGCGCCGTcacgaaaaaacgaagatggcggagagaaggaggataCGAATGAAACTCTAGAGGGTGCACAAGCTCACGGAGGGGCTGCACGCCGAGCAGGCTTGCGGCGGCAGGGCCCTGAGAAGGAATCGAGTTTTCAGAGAGTCGTAAAGCGTCGGCATTTTTGCATCCGACtagacagagaagcgctgAAACAGATAGGAGATGGAGCATTGCGGAGCCAACCCGGGTGTGCCTTAATCTGACGCGATAGACGGTGCAAACCACTCCGTGGAATTGACGAGTAGGCCTCACAGAGAGGCCTAGCTTATCTGACGAGTCCTCCATGTTTTCTGACGTGAGGAAACATAAGGATCAAGCCGGACCTCGTAGAGTAAAACAAGAGACAAACGAGGCACTGGAGTGACGACAGCCAGCTAATGTATACGCGGTGCATGACCCATGACCCTGCACGCTCAATAACGGTTTCGTTTCATGGATGCCATCTTGCATTTACAACATCTGGTGAAGAGCTGAAAGGCGACCCAGGACTCTGGCACACAGCTGAGATGCGAATTGTGGCCGGTGTGTGGGAGAACACGAACTCAAACCACATATGAGGCAGGCCTAGGAGATTCCAGGGCGTTtcaaaaagaggagacggtCGAGGacgtggaggagacgaaggggaacTCACGGACGTAGAGCGCGAGGCGGGACGAAACCTAACATGGAGACGGACGTAGGAAGAATTGCTGCAGATGGAGGAAATTGGACACGCCATATACGAAGAAGCTGACCTGTGAGTGTGACACCCAACGTGAATCCTTGCTGGAGTTGGAGAAGGGACAGAGCAACGCATTACCACCTTTCTCCCGAGCAGACTTCTGGATTCAAAAACGCAAACACGGGCCCCGGGATCTTCTCCACATACTTCAGAAGCT from the Toxoplasma gondii ME49 chromosome IX, whole genome shotgun sequence genome contains:
- a CDS encoding hypothetical protein (encoded by transcript TGME49_289000) gives rise to the protein MEDSSDKLGLSVRPTRQFHGVVCTVYRVRLRHTRVGSAMLHLLSVSALLCLVGCKNADALRLSENSIPSQGPAAASLLGVQPLRELVHPLEFHSYPPSLRHLRFFVTAPLSKDASQVAATRGNGTIYAKTMDSEGSSKQSALPREPHSMVLAILSSRIHEGLPRDPPEIFPSGVPAGASVISSLFRSSSPLSTDSAPNVTPPLGTLVLIEATPEVAGDTSKPCASPGTLPPSSSGVADSSSSCRLPASCVPSASLLTAAASAASCCDALVMPLSYPHLGAPLSLLGQREPHLLLLSASVQQQFHILSSFSTRHPRSGAAERVSDVTDIPLEASGNSATSPLSAPLPSHDLASQRRSDGRYRGRAREHEGNEKTEPCSEYRCANRTFICDHSELEKIVTKRKPLIILVTDYTEVSPGEGLAEKPILPVVALRAGSTIEDLSLGFGSQDDPNSLLRPQSFRRRSSQKSSTEEGPRTQRKETAAAVRRLLESLCHNLDWPSALKDSVQNPDEKTGAMGERVATKADQADHSCPQGQGRDKDGSDDANSSPNVAQHSARNNVEGGSLQREKQQGALETRQADRAECRMALDSLYSTYVVFVPPVPVQALDDKADPEQKLQRHMEALQIAQRLQRTVKEIVSNFQKESASSYSSGLGVSLSSESPLHWLPQVAAIFERVLGESSGGCSVTASRDADSSCDAEVNTQASEMNIEARRSTWATVRDIRDAVSSGKAEEASKVMCEYALRKIKDETKERFDALLNLQSPAFHVGYSRSFPAVASELRRAVLQLFDSSAQLVREQMMKNSEIKESTENRNYFSAAQERMREELDREITRTLSPRYFLQLNALRAEITRQFRSQLDHIQKDQLVALEAYLMSRQQPGVPQAEGVDREETVPELLSLRRFSRLIQALLKAAGTTFLSEMRRFHRSCSPSLLRQLTSSFEPLPPSSSSLSRASRRILELVEQRQHLRLLDNLREMASSVIQQQQMLLSEYASGLKGGIWSTNPITSWILDGFADTSERIRESRPVQAVVRTLATAERQSPAVRTLLGWWRRRAPVEVSLQYVSPTAFGLSNFRRRVGLSPEEAALTGQRTSLKGRIQKLWSGAEASSRASPSPNLAPILDEALEASSLLRDLSRLSSLMVYGQSPKNG